In the Streptomyces sp. cg36 genome, one interval contains:
- the glmS gene encoding glutamine--fructose-6-phosphate transaminase (isomerizing) encodes MCGIVGYIGKRDVAPLLLEGLQRLEYRGYDSAGVVINSPKSGALKMVKAKGRVRDLEARVPKRFTGTTGIAHTRWATHGAPSDINSHPHLDPENKVAVVHNGIVDNAAELRAKLEAEGVVFASETDTEVITHLIARSLADSLEEKVREALKLIEGTYGIAVMHADFADRIVVARNGSPVILGIGEKEMLVASDVAALIAHTRQVVTLNDGEMATLKADDFRTYTTSGTATNATPETVEWEAASYDMGGHDTYMHKEMSEQADAVDRVLRGRIDDRFSTVHLGGLNLDAREARGVRRIKILGCGTSYHAGLIGAGLIEELARIPADAEPASEFRYRNPVVDPDTLYIAVSQSGETYDVLAAVQELKRKGARVLGVVNVVGSAIAREADGGTYVHAGPEVCVVSTKCFTNTVVAFALLALHLGRIRDLSVADGKRIIEGLRKLPGQIEEILAMEPEIEKLAKEYAGAQSMMFIGRVRGYPVALEASLKLKEISYIHAEAYPASELKHGPLALIEPALPTVAIVPDDDLLEKNRAALEEIKARSGRILAVAHREQEKADHTIVVPKNENELDPILMGIPLQLFAYHTALAMGRDIDKPRNLAKSVTVE; translated from the coding sequence ATGTGCGGAATTGTCGGTTACATCGGTAAGCGCGATGTCGCTCCCCTGCTGCTCGAAGGTCTGCAGCGGCTGGAGTACCGGGGTTACGACTCCGCGGGTGTGGTCATCAACAGCCCCAAGTCGGGCGCGCTGAAGATGGTCAAGGCCAAGGGCCGCGTCCGCGACCTGGAGGCCCGTGTCCCCAAGCGCTTCACCGGCACCACCGGCATCGCGCACACCCGCTGGGCCACCCACGGCGCCCCGAGCGACATCAACTCGCACCCGCACCTGGACCCCGAGAACAAGGTCGCCGTCGTCCACAACGGCATCGTCGACAACGCCGCCGAGCTGCGCGCCAAGCTGGAGGCCGAGGGCGTCGTCTTCGCCTCCGAGACCGACACCGAGGTCATCACGCACCTGATCGCCCGCTCCCTGGCCGACTCCCTGGAGGAGAAGGTCCGCGAGGCGCTCAAGCTGATCGAGGGCACCTACGGCATCGCCGTGATGCACGCCGACTTCGCCGACCGCATCGTGGTCGCCCGCAACGGCTCCCCGGTCATCCTCGGCATCGGCGAGAAGGAGATGCTGGTCGCCTCCGACGTCGCCGCGCTGATCGCCCACACCCGCCAGGTCGTCACCCTCAACGACGGCGAGATGGCCACCCTGAAGGCCGACGACTTCCGTACGTACACGACCTCGGGCACGGCCACCAACGCCACCCCCGAGACCGTCGAGTGGGAGGCCGCCTCCTACGACATGGGCGGCCACGACACGTACATGCACAAGGAGATGTCGGAGCAGGCCGACGCCGTGGACCGGGTGCTGCGCGGCCGGATCGACGACCGGTTCTCCACCGTCCACCTCGGCGGCCTCAACCTGGACGCCCGCGAGGCCCGCGGGGTCCGCCGGATCAAGATCCTCGGCTGCGGCACCTCGTACCACGCCGGCCTGATCGGCGCGGGCCTCATCGAGGAGCTCGCCCGCATCCCCGCGGACGCCGAGCCGGCCTCCGAGTTCCGCTACCGCAACCCGGTCGTGGACCCCGACACCCTCTACATCGCGGTCTCCCAGTCCGGTGAGACCTACGACGTGCTCGCCGCCGTCCAGGAGCTCAAGCGCAAGGGCGCCCGCGTCCTCGGCGTGGTCAACGTCGTCGGCTCGGCCATCGCCCGCGAGGCCGACGGCGGCACCTATGTGCACGCCGGGCCCGAGGTCTGCGTCGTCTCCACCAAGTGCTTCACCAACACCGTGGTCGCCTTCGCGCTGCTCGCCCTGCACCTGGGCCGCATCCGCGACCTGTCGGTGGCCGACGGCAAGCGGATCATCGAGGGCCTGCGCAAGCTGCCCGGGCAGATCGAGGAGATCCTGGCCATGGAGCCGGAGATCGAGAAGCTCGCCAAGGAGTACGCCGGTGCGCAGTCGATGATGTTCATCGGCCGGGTGCGCGGCTACCCGGTCGCCCTGGAGGCGTCCCTGAAGCTCAAGGAGATCTCCTACATCCACGCCGAGGCGTACCCGGCCTCCGAGCTCAAGCACGGCCCGCTGGCGCTCATCGAGCCCGCGCTGCCGACGGTCGCCATCGTCCCCGACGACGACCTGCTGGAGAAGAACCGCGCGGCCCTGGAGGAGATCAAGGCCCGCAGCGGGCGCATCCTGGCCGTCGCCCACCGCGAGCAGGAGAAGGCCGACCACACCATCGTCGTGCCGAAGAACGAGAACGAGCTGGACCCGATCCTGATGGGCATCCCGCTCCAGCTCTTCGCGTACCACACGGCGCTGGCCATGGGCCGCGACATCGACAAGCCGCGCAACCTGGCGAAGTCCGTCACCGTCGAGTAG
- a CDS encoding universal stress protein has product MAGQEFPEPADRKQVADPTSDLQAAEEPRLSCDPAFRHGVVVGFDGSTSSERALAYAIGMARRSGSGLIIVHVANRLPTTVWAGCEPPVFVDVPDHRTEVLGLELACADYLAEVSWILVERGGDICHELEEVGREYAADAIVVGSTHGIVGRIFGSVAGRLARRAQRPVVVIP; this is encoded by the coding sequence ATGGCCGGTCAAGAATTCCCCGAACCCGCGGACCGCAAGCAGGTTGCCGACCCGACGTCGGACCTCCAGGCGGCAGAAGAACCACGTCTGTCCTGTGACCCCGCCTTCCGGCACGGAGTGGTGGTCGGTTTCGACGGCTCCACCTCCAGCGAGCGCGCCCTCGCGTACGCCATCGGCATGGCCAGACGGTCGGGTTCCGGTCTGATCATCGTCCATGTCGCCAACCGGCTGCCCACCACCGTGTGGGCGGGCTGCGAGCCGCCGGTCTTCGTGGACGTGCCGGACCACCGCACGGAAGTGCTCGGCCTGGAGCTCGCCTGCGCGGACTATCTGGCCGAGGTCTCCTGGATCCTGGTCGAGCGCGGCGGGGACATCTGCCACGAACTCGAAGAAGTCGGGCGGGAGTACGCGGCGGACGCCATCGTCGTCGGCTCCACGCACGGGATCGTCGGCCGGATCTTCGGGTCGGTCGCCGGGCGGCTGGCCCGGCGCGCCCAGCGCCCGGTCGTCGTCATCCCGTAA
- a CDS encoding GPR1/FUN34/YaaH family transporter, which translates to MDHEAPAGSITSTLGHLALGLTLLAFGLGTTKVVHDVTVADAVSIATYVGGIGLFVLGIVAFRDQDAVTGTAFAGLGAFWFTWASGANDKFSTNAAGLFLLLFGLLALSLAAGSAGYGPVRQGSYALLFVSLVLLAVADFATSDSLAKAGGWVAAVAGAVSWYGATAGLANWPTALPRRAAGRGVTAAG; encoded by the coding sequence GTGGACCACGAAGCCCCCGCGGGAAGCATCACTTCCACCCTTGGACACCTCGCACTCGGACTCACCCTGCTCGCCTTCGGTCTCGGTACCACCAAGGTCGTCCACGACGTGACGGTGGCGGACGCCGTGTCGATCGCGACCTACGTCGGCGGCATCGGCCTGTTCGTCCTCGGGATCGTCGCGTTCCGTGACCAGGACGCCGTCACCGGCACCGCGTTCGCGGGCCTGGGCGCCTTCTGGTTCACCTGGGCCAGCGGCGCGAACGACAAGTTCTCCACCAACGCGGCCGGTCTGTTCCTGCTGCTGTTCGGGCTCCTCGCGCTCAGCCTGGCGGCGGGCTCGGCGGGCTACGGACCCGTCCGGCAGGGCTCGTACGCGCTGCTGTTCGTCTCCCTGGTGCTGCTGGCGGTCGCCGACTTCGCCACCAGCGACAGCCTCGCCAAGGCGGGCGGCTGGGTGGCGGCGGTCGCGGGCGCGGTCTCCTGGTACGGGGCCACGGCGGGCCTGGCCAACTGGCCGACGGCCCTTCCGCGGCGCGCTGCCGGCCGGGGGGTGACGGCCGCCGGCTAG
- a CDS encoding DUF4429 domain-containing protein produces the protein MAEIIQNDGTWTFDGDAVRIVPGRDKGVGLLRRTLGEVSVPLAALAGASYEPGRKSGRLRLRLREGADPLLQVTGGKLDDSSDPYTLTVETKAAGVAEYFVDEVRNALLLDQVPTGPVDRYLLPGPALPMTVGAGDGTASFDGRTVRLEWTWHTDEVKTGSGPAVLALEELHAVEWQPARGLVDGHLRFVSSPNAPRVPAGRDPHAVELNGFKKDPLMALLASAVVVRMPHPNAAAPELAPAPGAKALEAAAAPAAEDHDVLLRRLRELGELHRSGILTDEEFTLAKQAVLKRL, from the coding sequence ATGGCGGAAATCATCCAGAACGACGGGACCTGGACCTTCGACGGGGACGCCGTGCGCATCGTGCCCGGCCGCGACAAGGGCGTCGGCCTGCTGCGCCGCACGCTGGGCGAGGTCTCGGTGCCGCTGGCGGCGCTGGCCGGGGCCTCGTACGAGCCGGGCCGCAAGAGCGGGCGGCTGAGGCTGCGGCTGCGCGAGGGCGCCGATCCGCTGCTCCAGGTCACCGGCGGCAAGCTGGACGACTCCTCCGACCCCTACACCCTGACGGTGGAGACGAAGGCGGCCGGGGTGGCCGAGTACTTCGTGGACGAGGTACGCAACGCCCTGCTGCTCGACCAGGTGCCCACCGGCCCCGTGGACCGCTATCTGCTGCCCGGCCCGGCGCTGCCCATGACCGTGGGCGCGGGCGACGGCACGGCCAGCTTCGACGGGCGCACCGTCCGCCTGGAATGGACCTGGCACACCGACGAGGTGAAGACCGGCAGCGGCCCGGCCGTGCTGGCGCTGGAGGAGCTGCACGCGGTGGAGTGGCAGCCCGCGCGGGGCCTGGTGGACGGGCACCTGCGCTTCGTGAGCTCGCCGAACGCGCCCCGGGTGCCCGCCGGGCGCGATCCGCACGCGGTGGAGCTGAACGGCTTCAAGAAGGATCCGCTGATGGCGCTGCTGGCCTCGGCGGTGGTGGTGCGGATGCCGCACCCGAACGCGGCGGCGCCGGAGCTCGCGCCCGCGCCCGGCGCCAAGGCGCTGGAGGCCGCCGCCGCGCCCGCCGCGGAGGACCACGACGTACTGCTGCGGCGGCTGCGCGAGCTCGGTGAGCTGCACCGGTCGGGGATCCTCACGGACGAGGAGTTCACCCTGGCCAAGCAGGCGGTGCTGAAGCGCCTGTAA